Proteins found in one Rhodothermus sp. genomic segment:
- the rsmA gene encoding 16S rRNA (adenine(1518)-N(6)/adenine(1519)-N(6))-dimethyltransferase RsmA: MPAPFRPRKRLGQHFLVDPNIARKIAAALQAAPEDPVVEIGPGTGALTGLLLEHYPRLTAIEIDPRAIAELKARWPSLDVRRADVLTVNWPALAAEKNGRLHVVGNLPYYITSPILFALLDAREVLAEAVLMMQREVAERLVALPGSKTYGILSVVAQLWATPTLLFPVSRHVFRPRPRVESAVVRLTFEQPLPDVDPALLRQVIRTAFNQRRKTLRNSLRRLLPPGINLPVLWAQARAEMLAPADYVALTRWLQLHSHRLPVPSSA, from the coding sequence ATGCCCGCGCCGTTTCGTCCCCGCAAACGCCTGGGCCAGCATTTCCTGGTGGATCCTAACATTGCCCGCAAGATCGCCGCGGCCCTACAGGCCGCTCCAGAAGACCCTGTGGTTGAGATTGGTCCGGGCACAGGTGCCCTGACCGGTCTGCTGCTGGAGCACTACCCGCGACTGACGGCTATTGAGATTGATCCTCGTGCCATAGCCGAACTGAAAGCCCGGTGGCCTTCGCTCGACGTGCGTCGGGCAGACGTGCTTACCGTGAACTGGCCAGCACTGGCTGCGGAAAAAAACGGACGCCTTCATGTGGTCGGTAATCTGCCCTATTACATCACCAGCCCGATCCTTTTTGCCCTGCTGGATGCCCGCGAGGTACTGGCCGAAGCCGTGCTCATGATGCAGCGCGAAGTAGCCGAACGCCTCGTAGCTCTGCCTGGCAGCAAGACATACGGCATCCTGAGCGTGGTTGCGCAGCTATGGGCTACCCCCACCCTGCTGTTTCCCGTGTCACGCCACGTCTTTCGCCCTCGCCCCCGCGTCGAGAGTGCTGTTGTGCGCCTGACCTTCGAACAACCGCTTCCGGACGTCGATCCGGCGCTGCTGCGCCAGGTGATCCGTACGGCATTTAACCAGCGTCGTAAAACGCTGCGGAACAGCCTGCGCCGGTTGCTTCCTCCCGGGATCAACCTGCCCGTCCTGTGGGCACAGGCCCGCGCCGAAATGCTTGCTCCAGCCGACTATGTGGCCCTGACACGTTGGCTACAGCTCCATTCTCATCGCCTTCCAGTCCCCTCATCTGCCTGA
- a CDS encoding PAS domain S-box protein has protein sequence MSLSLQKRHFWLDPAGIALFYWAAGLLWIFLSDLFLLRVSSDPVLLVRWRTVTGIGFVTLSALVLFGLMRIGRRMLVEQAGQLKESEARYRLLFEHNPRPMWVYDLETLRFLAVNRAAVSLYGYSAQEFLDMTILDIRPREERAKVAASVWAPRSAFRHSGTWRHLTKDGRLLEVEIDSHLIEWEGRTAVMVLVQDVTERNRVARENARYREGLERLLEVSRQLMMEPRDWEQRQQDLVTVVQELVPSAEAVLLWRRVEDRFVLVQKVGGPEELQPGFSVPLSAALMRALEAFERLSPQEAAALQARTVPALRTLKAALVAPIHIEHRLEGVICADSFARADAFASYEQALLRSLAAIASVTWYNARLFEQLRQLSRRLLVAHEEERRRIARELHDEVGALLTSAQLCLGMAQAAVPETASMLAQHLAEARQLIERLSQEIRQLTLQLRPPLLDELGLVGALQAYIERYQQQTGITVHLDVRLDPAVRLSELVELTAYRFVQEALTNVARHARTSEARVQVQSVHPELLLMVEDQGIGFDVGEISTTSRSMGLAAMRERIELLGGRLEIASQPGRGTRLKALLPFHEEASRPTVTTVSS, from the coding sequence ATGTCATTGTCTCTTCAAAAAAGACATTTCTGGCTGGATCCTGCCGGTATTGCGTTGTTCTATTGGGCCGCGGGGTTGCTGTGGATTTTTCTGTCTGATCTTTTTCTGCTGCGTGTATCGTCGGATCCGGTGTTGCTGGTACGCTGGCGAACGGTGACCGGGATCGGATTTGTGACGCTGTCGGCGTTGGTTCTTTTTGGTCTGATGCGGATCGGGCGGCGGATGCTTGTGGAGCAGGCGGGGCAGTTGAAAGAATCAGAAGCGCGTTACCGATTACTGTTCGAGCACAATCCCCGGCCGATGTGGGTGTATGACCTGGAGACGTTGCGCTTTCTGGCTGTCAACCGGGCTGCTGTTTCACTTTATGGATATAGTGCACAGGAATTTCTGGACATGACGATTCTGGACATCCGGCCGCGGGAGGAACGCGCAAAAGTGGCCGCCAGTGTCTGGGCTCCCCGTAGCGCTTTCAGGCATTCGGGGACCTGGCGCCATCTGACCAAAGATGGACGCCTGCTGGAGGTAGAGATCGATTCGCATCTGATTGAATGGGAAGGGCGTACGGCTGTGATGGTACTGGTGCAGGACGTAACGGAGCGTAACCGGGTAGCGCGTGAAAATGCCCGTTATCGAGAGGGTCTGGAGCGATTACTGGAGGTGAGCCGGCAATTGATGATGGAGCCAAGGGATTGGGAGCAGCGTCAACAGGATCTGGTGACGGTCGTACAGGAGCTGGTTCCTTCGGCCGAGGCTGTGCTACTCTGGCGCCGCGTGGAAGACCGATTTGTCCTGGTGCAGAAGGTGGGTGGTCCGGAGGAGCTACAGCCGGGTTTTTCAGTGCCGCTATCGGCCGCATTGATGCGTGCGCTGGAAGCATTCGAGAGGCTGAGTCCGCAGGAAGCGGCTGCGTTGCAGGCGCGCACGGTGCCAGCATTGCGTACATTGAAAGCGGCGCTGGTAGCTCCCATTCATATAGAGCATCGACTTGAAGGCGTGATCTGTGCCGACAGCTTCGCTCGCGCTGATGCATTCGCTTCGTACGAGCAGGCGTTGTTGCGCTCACTGGCGGCGATTGCATCGGTGACGTGGTATAATGCGCGCCTGTTTGAACAGCTTCGTCAGCTTTCGCGTCGGTTGCTGGTAGCGCACGAAGAGGAGCGCCGCCGCATTGCCCGCGAACTGCACGACGAGGTAGGCGCGTTGCTGACGTCGGCACAGCTCTGTCTGGGAATGGCACAGGCAGCAGTGCCTGAAACCGCATCGATGCTGGCACAGCATCTGGCAGAGGCCCGGCAACTCATTGAGCGTCTCAGTCAGGAGATCCGACAGCTTACCTTACAGCTACGCCCACCATTGCTCGACGAACTGGGACTGGTCGGGGCACTGCAGGCCTATATTGAGCGGTACCAGCAACAGACGGGCATTACAGTGCATCTGGACGTCAGGCTGGATCCGGCTGTGCGTCTGTCCGAACTGGTTGAACTCACTGCCTACCGATTCGTTCAAGAAGCGCTTACCAATGTGGCCCGGCATGCCCGGACTTCGGAGGCGCGCGTTCAGGTGCAATCTGTCCATCCGGAACTTTTGCTCATGGTCGAAGATCAGGGAATAGGGTTCGATGTGGGAGAGATATCGACAACGAGCCGATCGATGGGGCTGGCAGCCATGCGGGAACGCATAGAGCTGCTTGGCGGGCGACTGGAAATTGCAAGTCAACCCGGACGGGGTACCCGCCTGAAAGCGCTGTTGCCTTTCCATGAAGAGGCAAGTCGTCCGACCGTAACGACGGTATCGTCATGA
- a CDS encoding response regulator transcription factor, producing MNNWTAIIVEDHPIVRQGLRTLLERQGCQVVAETGDGLEALRLVETHRPRLLLLDLSLKGLNGLEVLRQALRRVRSMRVLVLSMYDDDSYVVEALRSGAMAYVLKGSPVEELTRALEALYQGRRYLSAPLSERLLVQAEEAPDLQDPYDTLTDRERQILHLTAEGYTSREIAERLFISPRTVEKHRENLMTKLGLHSQAELIHYAIKRGLIQPRQR from the coding sequence ATGAATAACTGGACGGCCATTATCGTCGAGGATCATCCTATTGTCCGGCAGGGATTGCGGACGTTACTGGAGCGTCAGGGATGTCAGGTCGTCGCAGAGACTGGAGACGGACTGGAGGCCCTTCGGTTGGTTGAAACCCATCGCCCTCGATTGTTGCTGCTGGATCTGTCCCTGAAAGGACTAAATGGACTGGAGGTATTGCGACAAGCACTGCGACGCGTGCGCTCGATGCGCGTGCTTGTACTGTCAATGTACGACGACGACAGCTATGTGGTCGAAGCGCTACGTAGTGGGGCCATGGCCTACGTGCTGAAGGGAAGTCCGGTCGAGGAATTGACACGGGCCTTGGAAGCACTTTATCAGGGACGTCGTTACCTGAGCGCTCCTCTTTCGGAACGTCTGCTGGTACAGGCCGAAGAGGCGCCGGACCTGCAGGATCCGTACGATACGTTAACCGACCGCGAGCGCCAGATTCTTCATCTGACTGCTGAAGGATACACCAGTCGGGAAATTGCCGAGCGCCTTTTTATCAGCCCCCGTACCGTTGAAAAACATCGGGAAAACCTGATGACCAAACTGGGGTTGCACAGTCAGGCCGAACTAATCCACTATGCGATAAAACGAGGATTGATTCAGCCACGTCAGCGCTGA
- the recR gene encoding recombination mediator RecR — protein MSYTSPSVEALVEQLMRLPTIGRKTAQRLAAYILKMPREEVEALAQALLAVKERVRHCAICFNVTDEEVCAICRSPRRDHTTVCVVEEPSDVLALERTGEYWGVYHVLGGIISPLDGIGPDDLRIRELVARVAPTDHDSQRAALYPDGRIPQIKEVILALNPNVEGDTTAYYLAQLLKPLGVRVTRIARGLPIGGDLEYADEATLSRALEGRLAL, from the coding sequence ATGAGCTATACCTCTCCTTCGGTCGAAGCACTGGTCGAGCAGCTCATGCGGCTGCCTACTATCGGGCGCAAGACGGCCCAGCGGCTGGCCGCCTATATCCTGAAAATGCCCCGCGAAGAGGTTGAGGCCCTGGCCCAGGCCCTGCTTGCCGTCAAAGAGCGTGTGCGCCACTGTGCCATCTGCTTCAACGTAACCGACGAAGAAGTCTGTGCGATCTGTCGCTCCCCGCGACGCGACCATACGACCGTCTGCGTGGTGGAAGAACCCAGTGATGTGCTCGCCCTGGAACGCACGGGAGAGTACTGGGGCGTCTATCATGTGCTGGGTGGCATCATCTCTCCGCTGGACGGCATCGGCCCGGACGACCTGCGCATCCGAGAGCTTGTCGCCCGCGTAGCACCCACCGACCATGATTCGCAGCGGGCTGCCCTTTATCCGGATGGCCGCATTCCTCAGATTAAGGAAGTCATCCTGGCATTGAACCCCAATGTGGAGGGCGACACCACCGCCTACTATCTCGCCCAGTTGCTTAAGCCCCTTGGTGTCCGCGTCACCCGCATCGCCCGTGGCCTGCCCATCGGTGGCGATCTGGAATATGCCGACGAGGCTACACTTTCTCGTGCGCTCGAAGGTCGCCTGGCTTTATAA
- a CDS encoding YbaB/EbfC family nucleoid-associated protein: MDGALNLSEVFGKVMELQRRLAETQQTLGNRTVTVETGGGMVRVTANGLQRIVRLEIDPEAFRAEEQEMLEDLIVAGVNKALEEAARLAREEMQKAAGAVLPPGLNIDLGALGL; the protein is encoded by the coding sequence ATGGACGGCGCACTGAATCTGAGCGAGGTTTTTGGCAAGGTAATGGAGCTACAGCGTCGCCTTGCGGAGACGCAGCAGACACTGGGAAACCGAACCGTCACTGTGGAGACCGGAGGCGGCATGGTGCGCGTTACGGCCAACGGCCTACAGCGCATTGTTCGCCTCGAAATCGATCCTGAGGCCTTCCGTGCCGAAGAGCAGGAAATGCTGGAAGACCTGATCGTGGCCGGAGTCAACAAAGCGCTGGAAGAAGCGGCTCGCCTTGCCCGTGAGGAAATGCAAAAGGCCGCCGGTGCCGTGTTGCCTCCGGGACTGAACATTGATCTGGGTGCGTTGGGTCTGTAG
- a CDS encoding DUF4282 domain-containing protein, with protein sequence METRKGFLAALFDFSFSEFITARLIRLLYALMLIMVGVFVFVWIIGGFAEGFEIGVLSLVLSPLVFLLSAIVVRIYLELVMIIFRIAEYLRQLVALVARRDKETPMEPPL encoded by the coding sequence ATGGAAACTCGCAAAGGCTTTCTGGCGGCGCTGTTCGATTTTTCTTTTTCGGAATTTATCACGGCCCGTCTCATCCGGTTGCTTTATGCCCTGATGCTGATCATGGTGGGGGTATTTGTGTTCGTTTGGATTATCGGTGGATTTGCCGAAGGGTTCGAGATAGGAGTACTCAGTCTGGTGCTGTCGCCGCTTGTCTTTTTGCTGAGCGCTATTGTGGTGCGCATCTATCTGGAGCTGGTGATGATCATCTTTCGGATTGCGGAGTACCTGAGGCAGCTGGTGGCGCTGGTTGCGCGTCGGGATAAAGAGACGCCGATGGAACCACCTCTTTAG
- the dnaX gene encoding DNA polymerase III subunit gamma/tau, producing MQEQRYLVAARKYRPQLFRELVAQEHVTETLKNALRLNRLGHAYLFSGPRGVGKTTAARLLAKAINCQTPLEAREDGAEPCRRCEACLAFEEGRSLNVFEIDAASNNKVEDVRELRETVRVPPQGARKKVYIIDEVHMLSNAAFNALLKTLEEPPPHALFIFATTEPHKVLPTILSRCQRFDFRRIPVEAIVARLREICEAEGVEADDEALMLLARKGDGALRDALSAFDQAVSLCGTTLRYAELAQALGVVDLDLYFAVTEHVRTGNGAGMLTVVEQVVRAGYDLQEFAVGLAEHLRNLLVARTMPDLSLIETGEATRQRYAETARAFEEADLLRLLGLVADLETRLKSSAHPRLQLELTLLRMASLPHAVDLRRALEMLERLNRDDNISDPSATPPPNPAPTPSRRPNSASSSVNAPSTPQSGASPASLHAILGQPALLQRPNTSSEQSTGQAALATPIEADVLVAEAPSTLLKRLQEHWPAFAQQVGRVRRHVGMILSETQPEDIDGTTLWIGVPEQDYARLLQGQATFLLQQLYAFMEETQPLTNIRFRFNKQVSATARPQPTPSASLDPEDPVQVLERLRRTSPVVQKLMDQFGCELCWSNGR from the coding sequence ATGCAGGAACAGCGTTATCTGGTAGCTGCCCGTAAATATCGTCCTCAGCTTTTCCGTGAACTGGTTGCCCAGGAGCATGTAACGGAGACGCTGAAAAACGCCCTTCGCCTGAACCGGCTGGGCCATGCGTATCTGTTCAGTGGGCCTCGTGGCGTTGGAAAGACAACGGCTGCCCGCCTGTTGGCCAAAGCCATCAACTGCCAGACGCCCCTGGAAGCGCGTGAGGATGGTGCCGAACCCTGTCGTCGCTGCGAAGCATGTCTTGCCTTTGAAGAAGGTCGCAGTCTGAACGTGTTCGAGATCGATGCAGCCTCTAACAATAAGGTAGAAGACGTTCGTGAGCTGCGGGAAACGGTTCGGGTTCCGCCGCAGGGTGCCCGAAAAAAGGTCTACATTATCGACGAAGTCCATATGCTCTCGAACGCGGCTTTCAATGCGTTGCTAAAGACCCTGGAAGAGCCGCCTCCACACGCTCTGTTCATCTTTGCCACAACCGAGCCGCACAAAGTATTGCCCACCATCCTTTCTCGTTGCCAGCGGTTTGACTTTCGGCGCATTCCGGTCGAGGCCATCGTAGCGCGCCTGCGTGAGATCTGCGAAGCCGAAGGCGTGGAAGCCGACGACGAGGCGCTTATGCTGCTGGCACGCAAAGGAGATGGAGCGCTACGCGACGCACTTTCGGCATTCGATCAGGCAGTCTCGCTCTGTGGGACGACCCTGCGGTATGCCGAGCTGGCCCAAGCGTTGGGCGTGGTAGACCTTGATCTGTACTTTGCTGTTACCGAGCATGTCCGTACAGGCAACGGCGCCGGTATGCTGACAGTCGTCGAGCAGGTAGTACGTGCCGGCTACGATCTGCAAGAGTTTGCTGTTGGACTGGCTGAGCATCTGCGCAATCTGCTGGTAGCCCGCACCATGCCTGACCTTTCACTTATTGAGACGGGCGAAGCCACACGCCAGCGCTATGCTGAAACCGCACGTGCTTTCGAGGAAGCCGATCTGTTGCGCCTGCTGGGGCTGGTAGCCGATCTGGAAACGCGCCTGAAAAGCAGTGCCCATCCCCGCTTGCAACTGGAACTTACGCTGTTGCGCATGGCCAGCCTGCCCCACGCCGTCGATCTGCGCCGTGCGCTGGAGATGCTGGAACGACTGAACCGCGACGACAATATTTCGGATCCGTCCGCTACACCGCCTCCCAATCCCGCCCCAACCCCATCCCGTCGGCCCAACTCGGCCTCCTCGAGCGTTAACGCACCTTCCACGCCCCAATCCGGGGCCTCGCCTGCGTCGCTCCATGCCATCCTCGGCCAACCAGCCCTCCTTCAACGCCCCAACACTTCCTCCGAGCAATCTACAGGCCAGGCTGCACTGGCCACCCCGATAGAGGCCGATGTACTGGTGGCCGAAGCGCCATCAACCCTGCTGAAGCGATTACAGGAACATTGGCCGGCCTTTGCACAGCAGGTGGGCCGGGTTCGCCGCCACGTCGGCATGATCCTGAGTGAAACGCAGCCCGAAGACATCGACGGTACAACGCTCTGGATCGGCGTGCCAGAACAGGACTATGCGCGTCTCCTGCAGGGTCAGGCTACTTTCCTGCTACAGCAACTCTATGCTTTTATGGAAGAAACGCAGCCGCTGACCAACATACGTTTCCGATTTAATAAGCAGGTATCTGCAACGGCGAGGCCACAGCCAACCCCATCCGCCTCCCTTGATCCAGAAGATCCTGTCCAGGTCCTGGAACGTCTACGTCGCACTTCTCCTGTGGTACAGAAACTGATGGATCAGTTCGGCTGTGAGCTATGCTGGAGCAACGGCCGTTGA
- a CDS encoding sodium:solute symporter, with the protein MTVLDWLIVAAYFAILAGIVWWSARRVKTTTDYFLAGRNVGFFVIGASIFASNIGSEHIVGLAGSGAANGLAQAHWELHAWILVLLAWVFVPFYYRSGVFTMPEFLERRFDSRARWILSVVSLVAYVFTKVSVTVYAGALVFRTLLADVFGSPDQAFWVGAIATVLATGIYTILGGLRAVVYTEVLQTALLILGSVFITVFGLSALGGWNELREVARLQGEQWALWRPNTDPNFPWLGVMIASAITGIWYWCTDQYIVQRALAARSLQDARRGALWGGFLKVWPVFIFLVPGMIGYALHLKGVIQIPTDASGRVQGDMVFPTLVAELLPLGLRGLVVGGLLSALMSSLSSLFNSCATLFTVDIYEKLRPGRPETELVRVGRIATAVVVGLGLLWIPIMKVMAESKAGLYDYLQNVQGFLAPPITAVFLLGISSRRINAQGAVWGLAVGFVLGLGKLTLQAMVQNGVLDPSTPLGWLGAFNGYYFAGLLFLVSVVLIVGISLWTGPPPEEKVRGLTFGTVSAADRADSRAGWDWRDVTLTTIVLGLVLIIYLYFSFWV; encoded by the coding sequence ATGACGGTATTGGACTGGCTCATTGTGGCGGCCTACTTTGCTATCCTGGCCGGCATTGTCTGGTGGTCGGCCCGCCGCGTTAAGACCACCACCGACTATTTTCTGGCCGGCCGCAACGTAGGCTTTTTCGTGATCGGGGCTTCTATCTTTGCGTCCAACATTGGCTCGGAGCACATCGTGGGCCTGGCTGGTAGCGGAGCAGCCAACGGGTTGGCGCAGGCGCACTGGGAGCTGCACGCCTGGATTCTGGTGCTGCTGGCCTGGGTGTTTGTGCCGTTCTATTACCGCTCGGGCGTCTTTACGATGCCGGAGTTTCTGGAGCGACGCTTTGACAGTCGGGCGCGCTGGATCCTGTCGGTGGTGTCACTGGTGGCCTATGTGTTTACGAAGGTGTCGGTGACGGTCTATGCGGGAGCCCTGGTGTTTCGGACGCTGTTGGCCGACGTATTTGGCTCACCAGATCAGGCCTTCTGGGTAGGCGCAATTGCAACGGTGCTGGCTACGGGCATCTATACGATTCTGGGAGGGCTTCGGGCAGTGGTTTACACCGAGGTGTTGCAAACGGCGCTATTGATTCTGGGAAGCGTATTCATCACGGTCTTCGGACTGTCGGCGCTGGGAGGGTGGAACGAGCTTCGGGAGGTCGCGCGGCTGCAGGGCGAGCAGTGGGCGCTATGGCGTCCAAACACCGATCCCAACTTTCCGTGGCTGGGTGTGATGATCGCATCGGCCATCACAGGCATCTGGTACTGGTGCACCGACCAGTACATTGTGCAGCGGGCGCTGGCAGCACGGTCCCTACAGGATGCGCGCCGGGGCGCACTCTGGGGAGGCTTTCTGAAGGTCTGGCCGGTATTTATTTTCCTGGTACCGGGGATGATCGGCTATGCGTTGCATCTGAAAGGCGTGATCCAGATTCCCACCGATGCGTCGGGTCGCGTGCAGGGAGACATGGTCTTCCCAACCCTGGTAGCGGAATTGTTGCCACTGGGACTGCGCGGGCTGGTTGTCGGAGGCCTGCTTTCCGCCCTGATGTCGTCGCTGTCCTCGCTGTTTAACTCGTGCGCAACGCTCTTTACAGTGGATATTTACGAGAAGCTGCGGCCGGGTCGTCCGGAGACAGAGCTGGTACGCGTGGGTCGGATTGCGACGGCCGTAGTGGTGGGGTTGGGCTTGCTGTGGATTCCGATCATGAAGGTGATGGCCGAATCCAAAGCGGGGCTTTACGATTACCTGCAGAACGTGCAGGGCTTTCTGGCACCCCCGATCACGGCGGTGTTCCTGCTGGGGATTTCAAGCCGTCGCATCAATGCACAGGGAGCGGTCTGGGGACTGGCAGTTGGCTTTGTACTGGGTCTGGGAAAACTGACGTTGCAGGCGATGGTGCAGAACGGAGTGCTGGATCCCTCCACACCGCTGGGATGGCTTGGCGCGTTTAATGGATATTACTTTGCGGGTCTGCTGTTTTTGGTAAGTGTGGTGTTAATTGTGGGCATCTCGCTCTGGACGGGACCGCCACCGGAAGAGAAAGTACGTGGCCTGACGTTTGGGACAGTATCGGCAGCAGACCGAGCTGACAGCCGCGCAGGATGGGACTGGCGGGATGTGACGCTGACAACAATCGTGCTGGGCCTGGTACTGATAATTTATCTGTACTTCTCCTTCTGGGTGTAA
- a CDS encoding VWA domain-containing protein — MWIRYTRWDPQRHGRKQSTFDRLFELFKQLLHFTAGDAAEALRWLSQLDQEYGLTDKEMGLGDFIEELKRRGYLQDNEHTGVVQITPRMERTLRQSALEEIFRKLRRGSLGQHKTPYAGQGDERLPETRPWQFGDDPHLLDLTGTLSNAFRRSGIEQWSLREEDLEVYETDHHTSVATVLLIDLSHSMILYGEDRITPARKTALALAELITTCYPKDTLDIVAFGNDAWEVSLKELPYLQVGPYYTNTRAALQRARQILHRRKNRNKQIFLITDGKPSCHFENGRMYRNAFGLDRRIVNKVLDEAVRCRREGIIITTFMVARDPYLQQFVQQLTRANRGRAYYARLDRLGEYLFEDYVRNRRKHVR; from the coding sequence ATGTGGATACGTTACACCCGGTGGGATCCGCAGCGGCATGGTCGGAAGCAGTCGACCTTTGACCGACTTTTTGAGCTGTTCAAGCAATTGCTACACTTCACGGCGGGCGATGCAGCCGAAGCCCTCCGCTGGCTCAGTCAGCTCGATCAGGAGTACGGGCTGACCGACAAAGAAATGGGCCTGGGCGACTTTATTGAGGAACTCAAGCGACGAGGATATCTGCAGGACAATGAACACACGGGTGTCGTGCAAATCACCCCCCGCATGGAGCGCACGCTACGCCAGAGTGCCCTCGAAGAAATCTTTCGGAAACTGCGGCGAGGCAGCCTGGGCCAGCACAAAACGCCTTATGCCGGACAGGGCGACGAACGCCTGCCCGAAACACGCCCCTGGCAATTCGGCGACGATCCCCATCTGCTGGACCTGACTGGCACGCTCTCGAATGCCTTTCGTCGCAGCGGCATTGAGCAGTGGTCGCTTCGTGAAGAAGACCTGGAAGTCTATGAAACTGACCACCATACAAGCGTGGCAACGGTGCTACTGATCGACCTGTCGCACTCCATGATCCTGTACGGCGAAGATCGCATTACACCCGCCCGCAAAACTGCCCTGGCCCTGGCCGAACTGATCACGACCTGCTATCCCAAAGACACGCTCGACATCGTGGCTTTTGGCAACGATGCCTGGGAAGTATCCCTCAAAGAACTCCCCTACCTGCAGGTAGGCCCTTACTACACGAATACCCGGGCGGCCCTGCAACGCGCCCGCCAGATTCTGCATCGCCGCAAAAATCGCAATAAACAGATCTTTCTGATCACCGACGGCAAACCGAGCTGTCATTTTGAAAACGGGCGTATGTACCGTAACGCCTTCGGTCTGGACCGCCGTATCGTCAACAAAGTGCTTGACGAAGCCGTACGCTGCCGCCGCGAAGGGATTATCATTACCACGTTTATGGTGGCCCGAGATCCTTACCTGCAGCAATTCGTCCAACAACTCACCCGCGCCAATCGGGGCCGCGCTTATTATGCCAGGCTGGATCGACTGGGTGAGTATCTGTTTGAGGATTATGTGCGCAATCGCCGCAAACATGTCCGCTGA
- a CDS encoding thymidine kinase → MEPLILRHGGSTGWIEVICGSMFSGKTEELIRRLRRAQIARQRVEVFKPRIDQRYSQTDVVSHDENALRSTPVDSPEQILLLAGPADVVGIDEAQFFDMTLVDVCQQLANDGKRVIVAGLDQDYMGRPFEPIPQLMAVAEYVTKLHAICAVCGAPANHSQRLTAEEGRVVLGAADRYEPRCRRCFQPPRPSPLSSKEVVPSASLYPDAQPAPPAASGTPQSER, encoded by the coding sequence ATGGAACCCCTGATTCTGCGACATGGTGGCTCGACTGGCTGGATCGAAGTAATCTGTGGCTCCATGTTCAGCGGCAAAACCGAAGAGCTCATTCGCCGGTTGCGTCGCGCGCAGATCGCCCGCCAGCGCGTGGAAGTCTTCAAACCGCGCATAGATCAGCGCTACAGCCAGACCGACGTCGTCTCGCATGACGAAAATGCCCTGCGCTCTACGCCCGTGGATAGCCCCGAACAAATCCTGCTGCTGGCCGGCCCGGCCGACGTAGTGGGCATTGACGAGGCTCAGTTCTTTGATATGACGCTCGTGGACGTGTGTCAGCAACTGGCCAATGATGGTAAACGGGTCATCGTAGCCGGCCTGGATCAGGATTACATGGGCCGCCCCTTTGAACCCATTCCCCAACTCATGGCCGTAGCCGAATATGTAACCAAACTACACGCGATCTGTGCGGTCTGCGGGGCCCCGGCCAACCACTCCCAACGGCTAACGGCCGAAGAGGGACGCGTGGTGCTCGGAGCTGCCGATCGTTACGAACCCCGCTGTCGTCGTTGCTTCCAGCCGCCCCGTCCGTCTCCCCTTTCTTCTAAAGAGGTGGTTCCATCGGCGTCTCTTTATCCCGACGCGCAACCAGCGCCACCAGCTGCCTCAGGTACTCCGCAATCCGAAAGATGA